A part of Cotesia glomerata isolate CgM1 linkage group LG4, MPM_Cglom_v2.3, whole genome shotgun sequence genomic DNA contains:
- the LOC123263627 gene encoding U11/U12 small nuclear ribonucleoprotein 35 kDa protein-like, translating into MNEVLKNWSPYLKEYDPLKAGSIDGTDTEPHDKGITRAINSHYQPPHNLKSYPSSTLFVSKLNPKTTRQDLIQEKL; encoded by the exons atg aaTGAAGTATTAAAAAACTGGAGTCCTTATTTAAAAGAGTACGATCCACTAAAAGCAGGAAGTATCGATGGAACTGATACAGAGCCACATGATAAAGGAATTACTCGTGCTATTAATTCGCATTACCAGCCGCCGCATAATTTAAAGTCATATCCTTCTTCAACTTTATTTGTATCGAAGCTTAATCCTAAAACTACAAGACAGGATTTAATTCAG GAGAAGTTATAA
- the LOC123263562 gene encoding troponin T, skeletal muscle-like isoform X3 codes for MKRQEQKRSDLDEQLKEYIMEWRKQRAKEEEELKMLKEKQAKRKVSRAEEEKRMAQKKKEEEERRQREIEEKKQRDQEEKRKRLEESEKKRQAMMQAMKDQSKKGPNFTINKKDMGNMSSAALERNKTKEQLEEEKKISLSIRIKPLEIENLSIERLRSKANDLWETIVKLETEKYDLEERQKRQDYDLKELKERQKQQLRHKALKKGLDPEALTGKYPPKIQVASKYERRVDTRSYDDKKKLFEGGLTDLLKETKEKEWTQQKEQFLGRQKTKLPKWFGERPGKKKDDPESPEGEEDVKAAADEDLEPAMEEEAEEEEEEEEEEEEEEEEEEEEEEEEEEEEEEEEE; via the exons ATGAAg aggCAAGAACAAAAGAGAAGCGATCTCGATGAACAGCTTAAGGAATATATTATGGAATGGCGGAAACAGAGGGCCAAGGAAGAGGAAGAACTTAAAATGTTGAAGGAGAAACAGGCGAAGCGCAAAGTCAGCCGTGCTGAGGAAGAGAAAAGAATGGCCCAGAAGAAGAAGGAAGAGGAGGAACGTCGTCAACGTGAAattg AGGAGAAGAAACAACGTGACCAGGAAGAAAAAAGaaa GCGTCTTGAAGAGTCGGAGAAAAAGCGTCAAGCTATGATGCAAGCGATGAAAGATCAGAGCAAAAAGGGACCCAACTTTACTATTAACAAAAAAGATATG gGAAACATGTCATCAGCGGCATTGGAACGTAACAAGACAAAAGAACAGCTAGAAGAAGAGAAGAAAATCTCATTGTCAATCCGTATCAAGCCTCTTGAAATTGAGAACCTGTCAATCGAGAGATTGCGCTCTAAGGCTAATGATCTTTGGGAGACAATTGTTAAGTTGGAAACTGAAAAATACGACTTGGAAGAGCGTCAGAAACGTCAAGACTACGAC TTGAAAGAGTTGAAGGAGCGACAGAAGCAACAGCTGAGGCATAAGGCCTTGAAAAAGGGTCTTGACCCCGAGGCATTAACCGGAAAATACCCc cccAAGATCCAGGTAGCGTCCAAGTACGAGCGTCGTGTTGACACAAGATCATACGACgacaagaaaaaattgttcGAGGGC GGACTGACAGACCTGCTGAAGGAGACCAAGGAGAAGGAGTGGACCCAACAGAAGGAACAATTCCTTGGTCGCCAGAAGA CGAAATTACCTAAATGGTTTGGAGAAAGACCCGGGAAGAAGAAGGACGACCCCGAGTCACCAGAGGGCGAGGAGGATGTCAAGGCTGCCGCCGACGAGGACTTAGAGCCCGCAATGGAAGAGGAAGCTGAAGAAGAAGAGGAGGAGGAAGAAGAGGAAGAAGAGGAGGAGGAAGAGGAAGaggaggaagaagaagaagaagaggaggaggaagaagaggaagaagaataa
- the LOC123263562 gene encoding troponin T, skeletal muscle-like isoform X1, with product MSDDEEQYSDSDNPEFMKRQEQKRSDLDEQLKEYIMEWRKQRAKEEEELKMLKEKQAKRKVSRAEEEKRMAQKKKEEEERRQREIEEKKQRDQEEKRKRLEESEKKRQAMMQAMKDQSKKGPNFTINKKDMGNMSSAALERNKTKEQLEEEKKISLSIRIKPLEIENLSIERLRSKANDLWETIVKLETEKYDLEERQKRQDYDLKELKERQKQQLRHKALKKGLDPEALTGKYPPKIQVASKYERRVDTRSYDDKKKLFEGGLTDLLKETKEKEWTQQKEQFLGRQKTKLPKWFGERPGKKKDDPESPEGEEDVKAAADEDLEPAMEEEAEEEEEEEEEEEEEEEEEEEEEEEEEEEEEEEEE from the exons ATGTCTGACGACGAGGAGCAATACTC AGACTCCGACAATCCGGAATTTATGAAg aggCAAGAACAAAAGAGAAGCGATCTCGATGAACAGCTTAAGGAATATATTATGGAATGGCGGAAACAGAGGGCCAAGGAAGAGGAAGAACTTAAAATGTTGAAGGAGAAACAGGCGAAGCGCAAAGTCAGCCGTGCTGAGGAAGAGAAAAGAATGGCCCAGAAGAAGAAGGAAGAGGAGGAACGTCGTCAACGTGAAattg AGGAGAAGAAACAACGTGACCAGGAAGAAAAAAGaaa GCGTCTTGAAGAGTCGGAGAAAAAGCGTCAAGCTATGATGCAAGCGATGAAAGATCAGAGCAAAAAGGGACCCAACTTTACTATTAACAAAAAAGATATG gGAAACATGTCATCAGCGGCATTGGAACGTAACAAGACAAAAGAACAGCTAGAAGAAGAGAAGAAAATCTCATTGTCAATCCGTATCAAGCCTCTTGAAATTGAGAACCTGTCAATCGAGAGATTGCGCTCTAAGGCTAATGATCTTTGGGAGACAATTGTTAAGTTGGAAACTGAAAAATACGACTTGGAAGAGCGTCAGAAACGTCAAGACTACGAC TTGAAAGAGTTGAAGGAGCGACAGAAGCAACAGCTGAGGCATAAGGCCTTGAAAAAGGGTCTTGACCCCGAGGCATTAACCGGAAAATACCCc cccAAGATCCAGGTAGCGTCCAAGTACGAGCGTCGTGTTGACACAAGATCATACGACgacaagaaaaaattgttcGAGGGC GGACTGACAGACCTGCTGAAGGAGACCAAGGAGAAGGAGTGGACCCAACAGAAGGAACAATTCCTTGGTCGCCAGAAGA CGAAATTACCTAAATGGTTTGGAGAAAGACCCGGGAAGAAGAAGGACGACCCCGAGTCACCAGAGGGCGAGGAGGATGTCAAGGCTGCCGCCGACGAGGACTTAGAGCCCGCAATGGAAGAGGAAGCTGAAGAAGAAGAGGAGGAGGAAGAAGAGGAAGAAGAGGAGGAGGAAGAGGAAGaggaggaagaagaagaagaagaggaggaggaagaagaggaagaagaataa
- the LOC123263562 gene encoding troponin T, skeletal muscle-like isoform X2 — protein MSDDEEQYSDSDNPEFMKRQEQKRSDLDEQLKEYIMEWRKQRAKEEEELKMLKEKQAKRKVSRAEEEKRMAQKKKEEEERRQREIEEKKQRDQEEKRKRLEESEKKRQAMMQAMKDQSKKGPNFTINKKDMGNMSSAALERNKTKEQLEEEKKISLSIRIKPLEIENLSIERLRSKANDLWETIVKLETEKYDLEERQKRQDYDLKELKERQKQQLRHKALKKGLDPEALTGKYPPKIQVASKYERRVDTRSYDDKKKLFEGGYDTALAELNEKLWKQKTEQFMKRTKTKLPKWFGERPGKKKDDPESPEGEEDVKAAADEDLEPAMEEEAEEEEEEEEEEEEEEEEEEEEEEEEEEEEEEEEE, from the exons ATGTCTGACGACGAGGAGCAATACTC AGACTCCGACAATCCGGAATTTATGAAg aggCAAGAACAAAAGAGAAGCGATCTCGATGAACAGCTTAAGGAATATATTATGGAATGGCGGAAACAGAGGGCCAAGGAAGAGGAAGAACTTAAAATGTTGAAGGAGAAACAGGCGAAGCGCAAAGTCAGCCGTGCTGAGGAAGAGAAAAGAATGGCCCAGAAGAAGAAGGAAGAGGAGGAACGTCGTCAACGTGAAattg AGGAGAAGAAACAACGTGACCAGGAAGAAAAAAGaaa GCGTCTTGAAGAGTCGGAGAAAAAGCGTCAAGCTATGATGCAAGCGATGAAAGATCAGAGCAAAAAGGGACCCAACTTTACTATTAACAAAAAAGATATG gGAAACATGTCATCAGCGGCATTGGAACGTAACAAGACAAAAGAACAGCTAGAAGAAGAGAAGAAAATCTCATTGTCAATCCGTATCAAGCCTCTTGAAATTGAGAACCTGTCAATCGAGAGATTGCGCTCTAAGGCTAATGATCTTTGGGAGACAATTGTTAAGTTGGAAACTGAAAAATACGACTTGGAAGAGCGTCAGAAACGTCAAGACTACGAC TTGAAAGAGTTGAAGGAGCGACAGAAGCAACAGCTGAGGCATAAGGCCTTGAAAAAGGGTCTTGACCCCGAGGCATTAACCGGAAAATACCCc cccAAGATCCAGGTAGCGTCCAAGTACGAGCGTCGTGTTGACACAAGATCATACGACgacaagaaaaaattgttcGAGGGC GGTTATGATACGGCGTTAGCTGAACTGAACGAGAAATTGTGGAAGCAAAAAACTGAACAGTTCATGAAGCGCACGAAAA CGAAATTACCTAAATGGTTTGGAGAAAGACCCGGGAAGAAGAAGGACGACCCCGAGTCACCAGAGGGCGAGGAGGATGTCAAGGCTGCCGCCGACGAGGACTTAGAGCCCGCAATGGAAGAGGAAGCTGAAGAAGAAGAGGAGGAGGAAGAAGAGGAAGAAGAGGAGGAGGAAGAGGAAGaggaggaagaagaagaagaagaggaggaggaagaagaggaagaagaataa